From the genome of Solanum lycopersicum chromosome 12, SLM_r2.1:
GAGTTTCTCCAAACTCCTCATTCCTGTTCATTCTGATAGCCAAGCAGCCATACACAGCCAAGAACCCGATTTTCCATGATCGAACGAAACACGTAGAACTTGACTGTCATTTCATTAGACAACAATTTTTTGCTGGTTTAATCTCTCTTTTTTATGTTCCTGCTTCCTCACAGCTTTGCCGATTTTCTCACCAAGCCTTTATCTGGCCCCTCACACCATACGCTTCTACGTAAGTTGGGTCTCGTTTCTCCTccctccaacttgagggggggggggtgttgAGAATGATAATATGAACCAGCCTCATATCACAGTCAGAAATACAAAGGAACACGTAGCATAACTTGTTCCTAAAGTCTAAAGTCAAGATCGATCCAACACTCATATCAACATTCTCAATCAATAAATCCATCACATTTTGTACATAGCACAAGATTCCTTTATTAGATGTTTCTTCTAGAAATTGTATAGGTGTACAAAGTTTGTTAGCCTCTTAGATTATTTTACATCTTTGCTATTTTGTATTAGGATAAATAGCTGCTTCTTGTTCAATAAAATTCACTCAGAAAATTCTCATATTTTTGCCTTCACTGCTCTTTCATTTTCTATACACTTCTATAATGTATAATTCATATCTcattatataaacataaaattataagCCATTTGATTTTGTCGAAACTATAAATGGGAAACTCTAACATAGCAAAGATTTGCAAACAAATTCATTTTGCATTACTACAATTattgttctttaaaaaaaacaagtcaACTTTCGATTTTACCTTGAGACTCTGGATAGATGTACAAAAATTTAAGCCACATTTGTTTGGTTAATCCAACTAATTAAATAGAATACGGGCCGAACTTTTTTGTCCAAAATTGTCAAAGTAATTTATAAAGCAATATTGTACAATATCTTTAAAGTGCCACTAATATTTTAGTACTAAAAATAACCTAAGAGCTGTAAACAGACATATTAGACGATCAACTATCCACTGTAGATTCTTATCATTTTATTTGggagaataaaaaataaaaaacagaaaacaaaaaacaaaatcagaTAGATCATACATAATtgctatatttttttagtttttgttattcaagaaaaatcaaaacaaatacaagGACCCACAGAAGTACTAAAACTCAATTATAAACTCTTTGGCTGATCCAACTAATAAATAGAATATGGACTGAACTTTTTGTtgatcaaaattatcaaaataaatctatataataatattgcacgatatttataaaatgtcaataattcaaaatatcaaaaactacCAGCAATATGGTTGTAGACTTTTTCGTTTGACGGAGTGTAAGAATAATGCTAAATAGAGTGTATTAGCAATACTTGCATTAGTAATGCTCATATTAATTACACATAGATTATTTATGCATTGTTTGGTTTAgtgtattaaatataatatgtattatacaaaaatatttttatttacaaaacTATACTCCACAATGATAGTGAAAAAAGATATAGAAAGGGTTTTGGTGGGTAAGTGTGTCTTTAAAatgctaatgcatgcattaaatcTTTTTTGCATCACTAATACCTAGAAATCCACGGTATTAATAATACACTCCCTAATACACAATAGACTGTATAACAAATGTGAGGATTAATAACATGGACGGCTCAACATAATTTGAGGCCTAAAGCGAAATTTTAGTTAAAGgcctaaaatttaaataaattttatttgtatttatttatttttctgaaatttttagatgtaaattattatttaatatcttttttatcaatatttttttcaaatccttttttaattattattttgaagcaagatttgataattttcacattgaaaacatcattttagtaagacaattattatataaatcgATAATCTATACTATAAGTAATAAGTTGATAAgttttaaataaagataagagttaATATCATAGAATCCGATTCAAAAAGTTGATAACTTGCATCCTACTTTAATATGAAAAGTTACAAAGAAATAATAGAATATTTGTAATTTACATTGTTGTAACACTTTTCGgctatttattcatatttttgacaaaatattattctaattatcaaaaatttgatgaaataaagtacataaatagttaaaaagaataaataatgtCAGTGTTAGCAaagaaagtaatatatatatatatatatgtatattatatttatatatatatagagagagagagtataaataataattattttttcataaaaatattaaacatgattttttatACATAGAAATTTGAGCATTGGCCTAAAAATTTAAAGGCAAGAGACGACACTGATTAATATTATCTagcatgaaaatgaaaatgcacCAAACAACTACCACTAATAATGTAGTATTAATATGTTGAATAAGTAATTGAACTTGAAAGGATGATTTTGGACAACCTCCACCACAAATCAAACAACAGATAAGATAAGTTTGGTTTATGTGCACATCAACTATCTACACAAGtcaataatttgataaaaataaaataaacaaaagataaatcatcttttgatttttaaattgcATAAATAGAAGTAGATgtttattttacataatttagtTCCAAGTATATTACAAGTCTCTAAATTAGGTTATCACACCAAGTGGAACGTTATATATATACCTTTAccaattattcatttttaggtcATGACTATGAACTTAATCAAGCAAATGTTAGTGCCAAATGTGAATTTGAATTCTGGTCATAAAATGCCTCTTATAGGGATGGGAACAGCACCTTCCTTACCAGAACATGATCAATTAGTGTCAACACTGATAGATGCCATTGAAATTGGTTATCGTCACTTTGACACAGCCGCGGTCTATGGCTCTGAGGAAGCACTTGGTCAAGCAGTGGTGGAAGCCATACAACGCGGACTAATTAAGAGTCGTGAACAAGTCTTTATTACGTCTAAATTATGGTGCACGGAAACTCATCGCCACCTTGTTCTTCCTGCCTTAAAAAGAACTCTTGGGTACGTAaatacttttgttttttttcttcttgttggtTCAAAATCAATGGTCTATTTCTGATATACTCCCCTTGTTCtaaaaaggcataatacatattttgaattctacatttggcttcaaattttaattttgatcttcaactttcataatgcacaaacagacactttaactatcctacttttaaataaataaaaatataagtcctacatgacacaatacatgAAAGTCACTACGTagaacaaaaaatgacatgtagaaGATGTGTGtcatttgttcaactttatacaagtttaagtgtctatttgtgcatatccaaagttgaagggcataaatgtgatttgaagccaAGCTAAAGGGtgcatttatgtattatgccttctaaaaatgtttttttttttaatgtttagcAAGTTTTCATATTCTACCTGATAAGTTCAAAGATCATGATATTTAAAGGAGTATATGCATCTTTAgtttaaaacaaacaaaatttaaaaatctatctttatttttaaaatttcgtgTCTAGTCaaattaagatatttaaatTGAGACGGAGTAAATTAAATGCTCATACCACAGTTCAGAAGATTATagtgttatcattattatattattttctattgtattattactattattattttttaataatattgggCTGAAATACTACAACATCATATCTAGTGAAAATCATTAAGCAGGATCTTCAAAGGGTAAACTGTATGTAGATTTATTATATCTTGTTGAGATATAAAGActatttttgaaagatttttgGCTCAATTGCATCAAACTaatttaacatggtatcagagtagGGCCTATCTCATCAATGTtggaccaaaaaaaaaattgtccacACACTGAGCatgaggtggggtgttaaaaaatgtcaaatggCTCACATTAATAATTAGTGAAATGAGTGGAGTCTTTATAATATAAGGTTTGGACAATCTTCCTCCCTTTGAAATAGCATTTGGAGTGTTAGTTAAATCTAAGACCTAACAAATATAAAGTTGCGACATTCCATATATAAAAACCTCCCAATATTTTTTTGGCCTACCTCTATCCTTCTTTATACCCCATACAACCAACCTCTTGTATCTCCTCATTGGACCATGCTCCTTTTCATATTTCAGAACTAGCTCAGTTTTACTTCCCTTAATTGTTTAATCCATCATAGATGCAATTCTCACCTTTTATCCCGGATAACCTCATTTCATATTTTGTTGCTGGCTCCTAATACTATATAGACGGATATGGATAGTGATAATTCATATATTACATCAAACCTAattgtttgaagttgaaacataattgttgtttttgatgaaaCTCGACAGATAAGTAGATGAtatgattaattatgaagtCAATGAATTTTAATATTACAAATTGTAATTTGTAGGAGGCTCAAGATGGATTACTTGGATTTATACCTAATACATTTGCCAGTGACAATGAAGAAGAAggttaatagtaaggatgatgAAATGAGGGTTGACAAAGAGGATATAATTCCATTTGACATGAGAGGGACATGGGAAGCCATGGAAGAATGTTGTAGATTAGGTCTAGCCAAATCTATTGGTGTCTCCAACTTTACATGCACTAAGATCTCTCAAATCCTACACTATGCTACCATTCTTCCTGCAGTAAACCAAGTAATAAGTTGATTCttctacttaatttttttttttgtgtttggtAAATAAGTCgaaaatattatcttaaaatATGCATTAATTTATAAGTTGATTTAGTAGGAAAGTcattgtttcaaaattttaactaaataaCGGTATGATTTTAAGGTTGTGGGTGCTCTAAAAGTGACAGAAtcgaaaatataaaaaagaaatgttgACAATGAGATTCGAATCTGGGCTCAATGACACTACAAAAGCCTTAAGCACCACCCAAAAGTCAATGGACTAGTTAGATCATTTATTCATTAGAtgctctatgttaattttatagaCACCTCTTAAtttctacatagatatatatattttgagacGAGATTAATaggtgctcgagcacccgacATACTTTATGTAAATCTGCCCTAGCAAACACGCCCTTAGTTACATATCACTAATTAGTAAGTAGTACTTTATccaatttaatttgtttaatctACAATGTTAAAcatattaagtaaaaaattaaaattaaataatggcTAGAATCCATCTTTTTGAAACAGAATAACAAGAAACAggtcaaataaattgaaaaaatactCCTAATATTTTACAGGTGGAAATGCATGTTGCATGGAGGCAGGAGAAGATGTTAGAGTTTTGCAAGGAAAAAGGAATACATGTGAGTGCATGGTCTCCACTTGGAGCTAATGGGTTAACTCCTTGGGGCATCCATTCTGTTATGGAGAGCCCTGTCCTTAAAGATATTGCCATTCACAAACGCAAGAGCGTTGCTCAGGTGAAAATGCATTGCGAATATTTCTAAATTTGacataaattattagttttatttttaaattatattatttatagctttaaaaatatttttttatttgattagcTATATTTTAATACATCTCTGATTTTATAACATGAGTGAAATACATCCCTAAATTCTCGCAAAGTTTCGAGGTGTTATCGACACTTCTCTTGATATGTTGTTAAGAGTCTCGTGTTACTAGAGGAGTTTGAGAATACTTGTTATGTCATGTGACAGATATGAGATGTATTTAGTTAGTCaagtaaatgaatatttttaaggCTATCAATAATtctgaaataaaactaataatttgtaCGAAATTTAGAAGCATGTTCACTACTTCTCTCTTTATTATTTCGTCATATATGCTCAGACATTGAGATTATTCCAATAAAATCTTTACACAATATATTGACTTTTTCTAATTTGTCTATGTTACAAATATTTATAGGTGGCATTAAGATGGGTATATGAGCAAGGAGCTAGTGTAATAGTGAAGAGTTTCAACAAGGAAAGGATGAAAGAGAACCTACAAATTTTGGATTGGGAATTAAGTAATGAAGAAATAGCTCAAATTCAAGAGATTCCTCCTTGCACTGGATTTAACGTTGACATGGTTTTAGTTCATCCAAATGGACCATACAAATCTGCCAATCAATTCTGGGATGGTGAGATATAGAAGTcataatatacattttttttggtaaacaaaataattatattaaggAGAAATGATCTAATGGACCCTTATGCATTTGTATCGGGGATccttttatttaatactttatCAATTTAacccttaaattacttaattaaacGATGATTTTTAAACCCTTCCCTGTTATATGTGTAGTCGACACTCCCTCAAATAGATGACATATCAAATCCATGTCACATGAATTAATAACACGTCATAATTATCTTTATTAActactttaaaaattattaatcaatatatcacaaaaaacataaataattcttTCAAATATAATTCTTATTTCTCTCACCTTCCTCCAACTTTCATCCATCTTATCCAACCAACAACCACCATCCCCTCCACCCTcttaatgtatttttctttcatttaagtTTGTCTTCATACgaaaaaagttattaaaaatggaagtcttaaaaagaaaatataaaatataaaattaaatctaaattaatttttctttgttttcttttctcttccttCCTTTGTAAGCCTTGATTTAATCGTGGTATTTGATGAAACTAAaatggaaacaaaaaaaaatgaaaaaaagaaatgagtCTACTGATAGAGTGGGGGTGACTGAAAATGAAAGTTGAGGCAAAAATGGGTGAGGTGCAACTACAACCTGAAAATAGGGGTTGGGGTGAATATGGGGTTGGGGATGGTTGAAAAgagggtgggtgggtgggtgggttaGAGGGATTACGGTGATGCGtgggtttggggggggggggggggggggggggatgagTGAAGAAGGAGAGGTGAGGGGAAGAAGatgatttatataaaaaaaaatatcattttatattttaaatctaaatatgttatttatttgtcTTTACATGTGTGTCAGGTATATTTTTTTGTCTACTCATCCATCTAAATGTCACATAAGTATGGTCAATGGTATAAGgtatttgatatattatgttttaatgaattttaagaTTTAGTTGATAAAATGTTAAGTAGAAGGGTTCATAATACAAATTCATACAAGTATTGGAGTTCAGATCATTTTGCCTAAATATTATCATTAGTCTGATAGGTTTGATATATTGtgttttaatgaatttaagAGTTCTGTTGATAAAAGGTTAAGTATAAGGGTCCATAATATGAACTCATACAAGTAGACAAGTCCATCAAATTATTTGGCCAAAAAAGAATGCGCTAGGAATTAGTGCATTTTCACTAacattagaaatttaaaaatcaactaaattgGTTAGGTTTTGATTTTAACTAATAACTTATTCAAATTGAATCATGAACTCCCCTAATAACAACAATAGATGATAATAGATAACACTATAATCTTCTTAACACTGATATGAGCATTAATTTACTTTCTCCATTATCAATTTATGTGTCTTAATTTGATTAAGtacaaagtttaaaaaataaaagaatttttttaattttttgggacTTAAATTAAAGGGAAAACTTTAATCGAAATTGTTGTAACGATACCAAATTTTGGAAAGGACCTTTTACCccctgcactatttaatagtgtatttaaaggtatatatgtgtcggcgtggacataaaaaatattgcgTAATTATATAGTAATGTGTCCACGTAGTCACATATATaccttcaaaataattatataaatagtgCAGGGGTAAAAAGTCATCTCTAAAGTTTGATATCGTAACAACAATTTCagtcaaagttaaaatatttttcaaatctttttctctataatttactaattactattttttgatttaatattatattaaactttttttaatatttaaataatttataacaataaaaataatagtactaATATAATTGTCTTTAAAGGATACAAGTCAACAGACAACAGGACAAATAATGTGGACGAAGGTGTAATATTGACTTGAGTAGATAGTTGTTGTGGACATATGCCAAACTAATCTAATCTCTTGTTGAAGTGACATATAGTGATTAACGTACGTATAGTGGAGGTTATCTACCGTGATTCTTTTAGGTTTAACCATGACACTTATCATTGTTCCATTTGAAAGAATTATGGTATGACGAATATGTTGATAATAAATTagatgacaaataaaaatatactaaaagtatcttattaatataatttaattaagcaatttaaaaattctaaacaTTATTCACATCAATAAAATTCTCGATACGACTATATTGTggatattgttgttgttctgATATGAGAAGAGTGGGGAACTTCAGTTCCACCCTACCTTTGTTCGTGGCAAGAAAGTTGAAAAGTAAATAAGGAAGGAACTCTTTTTGTTAGACAAATCAAGTCTTCTACTAGAAAGAACTCTTGTACTTAGCTCCGTTTGTCACCTGGATCCTTTTATTCACGATTTTTCCAATTGAACATTTAAGTTATTAAAACGTTGTATTTTAACCTCCTCTAATCATGTGTGTCTCTCAATTACGCTGTGTAAGTAACAACTCACTAtccacataaaaaatatattgtcccgtcattatttttaattacaaataatatatttttaaaatgaaatctCAAACTAATCTCCAAAATCctttctttcttgatttattcTCTTCCCATATTTTCCATCTATTTTGCTAttaatcattcttttttttctttcctagTTAAATTTATAGGTTGAAGAGAAATTAGAGACAAGCAAAGCtatgttatgttttttattataaattttatttttttaatggtgGTGAGAAATAAAGTAACTAAAATGGAGGatgagagaaagaagagaaggagaCCAAAAAGGGTCATTATAGAAAGCTCTTCAAAAATGCTTTCAATAAAATTGTCttacattttgaaaaaaacaaacatatgtttttcaaaaactCATCTAAAATCCGCATCTATTTCATAATTTAGAACCTCTTTGTCCTCCTATCTTTTATCTGAATctaaataaatatcttttttccaATCATTATAGAACTCTCAAATGATAGGTAGCATAtgagaagagagagaaagaattgTGTGTAAGAGTATTGGAAGGGATTGAAGAAGATGTGTGTGGTAATGGTAGGAGTTGGGTGAAATTATGAGGAAGAAGAATGTCACAATCCAAAATCActagtcgtgatggcacctatgttttCAATCGATAGGTAAGCCAATTCAACAAATATCACCAATTCAACTTAAACGTGAAAAGGTAAGTATCAAACTAATATCTAACATACtaagtattcaaaataaatgcgaaaaatagaaaaaaaactaCCCCAAGATTTAGTATCATAAGTattgttttacttaaaaatatataatatatataatagtaaaaaatgactaagtttcaaaaaatcaattaatcttatggTTTAAGAGAAATCGATTTTTCAAATTACAGAGTCGTCACttgattttttagtaaaatcaagaaaagaatttaaaattatttttcaaaaggttTAAAACAGACAAAAATCAGATAAAAAGGGTTGGAAGTTCAAATGTACATTCCGAGAAGGTTTTAGGCCCTTGGAATGCCCGCTAACTCGCGGTTGACCGGCGATCTGACTAAAAATGACcttctatttaatatttttttttctttaccaaGTAAGGAGACTTCatttattatctatttttttaattgaattaaattctttctttctttttttttcttttagggaAATGGTGAAATCATTTGTAAGGGAAGTGACATAAAGGGGTTAATACGactaaaaatagaataaaagcTAAGTGACTAactttatttatcatataattttaatttaattaaattcccGAGGTTGTCATTTCTCTTgtattcatgtgtgtgtatatatatatacacacacacatgaatacAAGAGAAATGACAACCTcgtgaatttaattaaattaaaattatatgataaataaagttagtcataataatataatatgagtAAGAAAGGAAGAGAGTATCAAATTTGAGCCTTTGGCCCAAGTATTAACCACCTGTCCTAAATCTAAAATGGCCCAAAAATGGTCTTGTCCATTTGGGAACCAGTGGGGCCTGCTGAATTGTCCCTTGGGCTTTAGCcccattttcttctttaaagAAATTGTGTATACGTTTTGCGTATACCACTGTATACAGATTGTGTTTTAATCCGTATTTCAGAATTTTCTTGAGACATCAGCCTGCGACCTGTAATTTATCCTcttgtattcttttatttttttttcgaCCTGTAAATCATTTTTGGTTGTATACCAGTGTATACAGAATGTATATCAGCATGTATACAGCCCCTGTAGACTATTCAAACATCTGCCTGTCAATCCACACCCCTCAAaatttctttccattttcattTGGATGAGATGAGGCTAAAAAAATCGTCTCGATGCAAGGATGGAGTCCAAAGGACTCGAATGTTGTCACATGAGGCCAAATAAAAAGAGATAACGAATTAGCGCCCAAACATAATAAGATAAtgacactttttttaaaaaaaaaaatgaggcaACTCAAAGACTATTATATGgcaaaaaatttgattaaactAGAATATTGCCGCCATATAAGCTCCAAAATACTAAAATCTAAGCTATGCCAATGATAGAATAGCGAGTGTTTAGCTACTGCTTTAATACTAAAAGAAACACAACAACACATGGCCTCCAAGAACACCTAGAGGACACTACCAGTTAAGAGTAAAAATGATCAATATTCTTTCATGAGGCCAACTTATAAATAAAACTTTGTTCAAAATCGGATATAATACTAAAAGAAGCACAACAACACATGGGCTCCAAGAACACCTAGCGGACACTACCAGTTAAGagtaaaaatcatcaaattcttacatgttatatggagcACAAGTTTGAATAGAGGACAACTTGTAAACAAATCTTTGTTCAAAATCGGATATGCCATTCACATACAACTAAAAGGAAAGAGCACGCCATGAGAAAACTTCATCCGAAAATCAAAAGTTTAAATAACGACCACGAAAAGACCAACTTGAAAGCAAACTGAAACGCGAGTATTGAGCTTTAAATAgaaacaagaacaaaaaaacCGCATACATGTTCAAAGAAGATATCAATGTTATTAGTTAAGCATATGTATATGGCAATAAACATAAAGGCACAAGCATGCCACTGTCCCTTCTTGTTATTTATTTCTTGGCATTTTTCTCCAAACTTCAGGCAAGGAATAAGGCAACAAGAGTATATCATGAGATTTAACATAAATGTTCGAACAAATGGGTATATTATATTCAAGACCCTATATCTCCATTGAATTAACATTAAATAGATGAACAAACAGCAGCAAATTTCCAGCAACAACGTGAGAAACGAAGGAGAAAAGAAGAGTATGCTACCGAGAAAAGAGTGTTACCTAACAGGACGAAAGAGCTCAAGCAGAGACAACGAACTCAACACCGGAAAACACGAACACGAATGTTTCCCCGACAGTCCGGGTGGGAACGATGGATGGATTCTCCTTCTACTTCTCTAGAGAAATGCTTAATATTATAATTCCtcactatttttctttgaaaatttcTAACCAATATCTCTTTATCAGAGTTTTCTAAAGAAAGATCTTCCAAAAAATTGGGAGTGAAAAGGGCAAGCTCCGAGTTTCAGGCAAAACCTTTTCTGAAGTTTCAACCCATTACGAAAGAGGAAAGGGCGAATCAAGGGTTGGGACTGATCCCGCTGTCCTTGGCATCAGCATGGAATGATCCTACGTCAACGAAGAAGGAATTGCGTGACCTGCTGTGCTGCTAAAATTGTACTGTTGAGCAAAAAGGAGACGAGACACGTGCATAGTTCACGCGTCTGCCTCGTTGTAATTGACGCGCTGAGATTGTTGGCTTTTCTGTAGCCACGCGAGGAAGAGGACAACACAATGTGTGTGGGTCAGGTATTTTAGGCTGGAAATTAGTTGACTCGGATTTTGCAGTGGGCATTTGGGTTGCGGAAAATAAAAGGGAGGCCcaaatttggtattttagtTAACAACATTACCAATTCAGTCATATTAGCTAAAAATTGACCAATTTgattagattttaaaaataagacaaattagTATTAATTAACAAGCTTCTTAggattaacaaaaattaaataataaactcGAGTATAAACTAAAGATTCAAAAtataagctaaaataaataacaagaTATTCATGTGAGACAAAATATTActatcattatattttttcgattttgaatattgataaaatttaaataattatatgaaaaattatgtaagACAAACAAGCTAGCTAAAGTAATATAAAAGCGTCAAACTTTATTTA
Proteins encoded in this window:
- the LOC101254364 gene encoding methylecgonone reductase-like — protein: MTMNLIKQMLVPNVNLNSGHKMPLIGMGTAPSLPEHDQLVSTLIDAIEIGYRHFDTAAVYGSEEALGQAVVEAIQRGLIKSREQVFITSKLWCTETHRHLVLPALKRTLGRLKMDYLDLYLIHLPVTMKKKVNSKDDEMRVDKEDIIPFDMRGTWEAMEECCRLGLAKSIGVSNFTCTKISQILHYATILPAVNQVEMHVAWRQEKMLEFCKEKGIHVSAWSPLGANGLTPWGIHSVMESPVLKDIAIHKRKSVAQVALRWVYEQGASVIVKSFNKERMKENLQILDWELSNEEIAQIQEIPPCTGFNVDMVLVHPNGPYKSANQFWDGEI